The window CTGGTTTTGTGGAGTTTAGATTCAGATTGGTTGAGAGTTAATGCAAATCAATTTACGGTTAGACGTCAGACGttctataatattaaaaaaaaaatgttttggtgaAAAGATCTGTGATGATTCATAATCTTTGAAATTGAACCCAAAACCTAATGTAAAAGGACTTGGTCAATCACTGAATTAAAAGGTTTCTACATACTCGGTCTTAAGTCTTaactattacaaaaatattcgTAGAGAACAAAATGCAAACTCAACCACCAACGATAGAGAACAAGTGGCAAGTGCCAAGTGGTGGTAGATTTCATAATatatccattttaaaaaaattgtcgaACTTTTTAGTTGATTAACAATTCAAATAACAACAGTTTAACCCAAAAGTACTACAGTTATTGCGTTAACATGCAGATTTAAGCGACCATTTCATATAAATGCACGAAAATGACATagataaatccaaaaatatcgCTCCAAAATTCTTCATAActatttatttcaatattttttttatatctaatataaataagaaaaaaggacTGACTATTTTCTTTGATTACAATGCAACGCAACTATCTCACACGTTGAAGCACTAACGTGTGTGAACTATATGCATCTTGGGggaaaagattatttttttatagttacaagTTGATGATACGGACCATGtcttataagaagaaaaactaaaaaaaaaaaactttataagcGATAATGTTAGTCAATAATAACCGAAATGCAAACGTACCAAACATTTTTTTCAAGATTCAGTGaacttaatattattattttgtttttttgttttaataacaaTTGGATCGAATACATACACAATTATCAACGTCAGAGACAGACAGatagaattttattatttatacgTGTCTTGGTTTTAAAGCATATAAGCCCAATGGGTAATGAAGGCCCATTTAAATCCCCGCGAAAGAGCGAAAAGATGACGCCGTTGCGGTTGGGTTCGAACACAGAGAGTGCGTGTGTGTGCATTTTTGTTGAGGCTTATGGCTTTTGAGGAGATGGGCTGCTATGGAGAACagtgtgtgttgttgttgttgttgttgtttatagcGGGAACTCTCGCTCAGTAATTTCATCTccgatttgtttcttctcttgttcGCATAAGAGTAatcataactaaaataaaaaccctagcagcaaatctcatcttctctctttttttttttttttttNCTCCGTCATTGGAGGATCACTGTGTGGTGGTTCGTCTTCGATACTGATTCCGTCTTTTGAACAGATTTTCTAGCTTTGGGTTTTATATCTCTGTGTACCACCACTAGGGTTATACGGTAGATCTCATCGAACTGGTTGATGATTCccatttcataatttttgttttagcttttttttttctgattgttGGGTTTGAAATTGGAGCTGCACAGATGATAAatcaaatttagggtttttttagtCAACAATTGATTTGAGTCAAGAAGAGCTAATATgaaattaattgtttaaaaaaaataatgtgtgCAGAAGGTGGAGAAGGTGGATTTGTGTAGTAGATTATGAGTATGGAGATGGAATTGTTTGTGACACCAGAGAAGCAGAGACAACATCCTTCAGTGAGCTTGGAGAAAACTCCTGTTAGAAGGAAGttgattgttgatgatgattctgaAATTGGGTCAGTCTCTATTATTATTTCTACTTATACTCAACCcacaagtttcttttttttttgagtttgagcTTATATATAATGTCTTTGATTGGATCTGTCTTGTGGTGTAAAAAGATCAGAGAAGAAAGGGCAATCAAGAACTGCTGGAGGTGGGCTTCGTCAATTCAGTGTTATGGGTCAGTTgatttctctctttcctttactgcaaaaaaaaaaagcacctTTAAGTATTGTATTGGTGAGTTGAATGTGGTTTTGATCGACTTCACTTTCATGTGGATTTTACTCAGTTTGTCAGAAGTTGGAAGCCAAGAAGATAACTACATACAAAGAGGTAAAACTCTCTTTCTCCATTGAATTAGCTAAAGATTTGTTTTGGTCTTGAAAGTTTTCATTTTAGTATGCATTACAATTGATCTTCTAAGTATTCACTTCAAGAAGCTTTGCTCTTCTATAGCGACATTGTGTTAGAAAATGTAGATAACTATGTTTGAGACTGTGGCTCTTGTGATTTCAGGTTGCGGACGAGATCATTTCAGATTTTGCCACAATCAAGCAAAACGCTGAGAAGCCTTTGAATGAAAATGAGGTATTGCGAGATGGCAAGCTGATATTTATCTGTCTTGAGTTATTGAAATTACAAAAGTTAGTTATAACAGCATTCTCTTATTGTTCAATTAGTATAATGAGAAGAACATAAGGCGGAGAGTCTATGATGCACTCAATGTGTTCATGGCCTTGGATATTATCGCCAGGGATAAAAAGGAAATCCGGTGGAAAGGACTTCCTATTACCTGCAAAAAGGATGTGGAAGAAGTCAAGGTTCAGCTTCCAAGCTTGCCCTTTTGgattttcttctgttttattGCTCTCTTGATCGTCTTATTTACTATTCGTTTTGGATATCGGATGCTCGTATTGCAGATGGATCGGAATAAAGTAATGAATAGTGTGCAAAAGAAGGCTGCTTTTCTTAAAGAGTTGAGAGAAAAGGTGATTCTCTTTCGttcttttttaaatgttgatGGAAATCTTTATGCAAGGCTTACAATTCAAAGTCTTGTTACGCATTGCTAGATATGAGAAAAATTGTTGATTTGGCAGGTATTCTAGAATTTGTAAGCATCTATTTACTTTGAATTTAGCATTTTGTAGTAACCACATATCTACTTCGTGTTTGAATCATTTGATGTTGTCTTAATGAAATGATAATGGTCTTTCTACGTTTTGTTTATATGCTGTCCCAAATCCTGTCGTCTTCAGGTCTCAAGTCTTGAAAGTCTTATGTCGAGAAATCAGGAGATGGTTGTGAAGACTCAAGGCCCAGCAGAAGGATTTACTTTACCATTCATTCTACTTGAGGTACTTTGAATCCCTTGTCTTCCTTAGTTTCATGTTTAGTCTCTTGTCTTCCTTAgtttctttttcatgttttcgATATCTTTATCTGTCTCCATCTCAAAATCTCTCTATAGACAAATCCTCACGCAGTAGTGGAAATCGAGATTTCTGAAGATATGCAACTTGTACACCTCGACTTCAATAGGTAGTAAACAacatttcttttcaaaatcaaaat is drawn from Camelina sativa cultivar DH55 chromosome 8, Cs, whole genome shotgun sequence and contains these coding sequences:
- the LOC104708901 gene encoding transcription factor-like protein DPA, whose amino-acid sequence is MSMEMELFVTPEKQRQHPSVSLEKTPVRRKLIVDDDSEIGSEKKGQSRTAGGGLRQFSVMVCQKLEAKKITTYKEVADEIISDFATIKQNAEKPLNENEYNEKNIRRRVYDALNVFMALDIIARDKKEIRWKGLPITCKKDVEEVKMDRNKVMNSVQKKAAFLKELREKVSSLESLMSRNQEMVVKTQGPAEGFTLPFILLETNPHAVVEIEISEDMQLVHLDFNSTPFSVHDDAYILKLMQEQKQQQNRVSSSSSTQQQSQHSSAHSSSSSCIASGTSGPVCWNSGSIDTR